The window ACCCCGATCTGGCCGAAGCTGGTCCGGGCCTCGTGGAACCCGTAGTCGATGTCCGCCCGCAGCGTGTGCAGGGGAAGCTGGCCGTGCAGGTACCACTCCGAGCGCGCGATCTCCGCCCCATTGAGGCGGCCGGAGACCCGCACCTTGATCCCCTTGGCCCCGAAGCGTAGCGCGGCGTCCACCGCCTTCCGCATGGCGCGCCGGAAGGCGATGCGCTTCTCCAGCTGGAGGGCCACCGACTCTGACACGAGCTGGGCGTCGAGCTCCGGCTTGAGGATCTCCTGGATGTTGATGAAGACCTCCTTGCCCGTCTTCTTCTGGATCTCCTGCTTCAGCTTGTCCACTTCCTGACCCTTGCGCCCGATGATGATCCCGGGCCGGGAGGTGTAGATGCTGATCTTGAGCTTGTTGGCGGCCCGCTCCACCTCCACCCGGGAGACCCCAGCGTGGCTGAAGCGCTTCTTCAGATCCTTCTTGAGGACCAGGTCCTCGTGCAGGAGGTTCGCGTAGTCCTTCTCCGCGTACCAACGGCTCCGCCAGGTCTTGTTGAATCCCAGCCGGAACCCGATGGGATGGACTTTCTGACCCATGGGCTACTTCTCCTTCTCGGCCACGTGGACGGTGACGTGGGCTGAGCGCTTGATGACCTGGTAGGCCCGGCCCATGGGGGCCGGCCGGACCCGTTTCTGGGAGGGTCCCTGGCCCGCGTAGCAGGCCCGGACCACGAGGTCGTCCTCGTCCAAGCGCCGCTTGTGGTTCTTGTCCGCAACGTGCACCGCGTTGGCAATGGCCGAGCGCAGAGTCTTCTCGATCTCCCGCGCCACCGATTTCTTGGTGAAGCGCAGGATGGAGAGGGCCTCGCTCGCCTTCTTGCCCCGGATAAGGTCCAGGACGAGCTTCGCCTTCTGGGCCGATGTCCTGACGTACTTGGATGTGGCGCGTACCTCGAGCATGGTCTTTTCCTAGGGCTTGGCGGGGGCGGGGGCCGGGGCAGCCCCGGGCGCGCCGGGACCACCCGCCAGCTTGGCGACCTTCTCCACCTTGGAGGAATGGCCCTTGAACTGACGGGTGGGCGAAAACTCCCCCAGCTTGTGCCCCACCATGTTCTCGGTGATGTAGACGGGGATGAACTTCTTGCCGTTGTAGACGGCCAGGGTGTGGCCCACCATCTCGGGGGTGATGGTGGAGCGCCGCGACCAGGTCTTCACTACTTTGCGGTCGTTGGCAGCGTTCATTTGCTCGATCTTCTTGAGGAGGTGATCGTCGACGAACGGGCCCTTCTTCAGCGATCGTGCCATGTCTACCTGCGCCTCTTGACGATGAACTTCTGGGTCCGCTTGTTGTTGCGGGTCTTGTACCCCTTGGTGGGCTTGCCCCAGGGCGTCACCGGGTGTCGACCACCGGAGGTCTTACCCTCACCGCCGCCGTGGGGATGATCCACGGGGTTCATCGACACTCCCCGGTTGTGGGGCCGACGGCCCCCCCAGCGGGTTCGCCCGGCCTTCCCCACGGAGACGTTCTTGTGGTCGATGTTGCCCACCTGACCCACGGTGGCCCGGCACTCCACGTGGACGTTGCGCAGCTCGCCGGAGGGGAGCTTGACCTGCGCGTAGTCCGCCTCCTTGGCCACCAGCTGAGCGGCCGCCCCCGCGCTCCTCACCATCTGGCCGCCCTTGCCCTGGCGGAGCTCGATGTTGTGGATCATGGTGCCGGCGGGGATCATGCGCAGGGGGAGGCAGTTGCCGGGAAGGATGTCCGCGCCTTCCCCCGCCACCACCGTCTGCCCTACCTTCATGCCCTCCGGGGCCAGAATGTAGCGCTTCTCGCCGTCCTGGTAGTGCAGGAGGGCCAGGCGGGCCGAACGGTTGGGGTCGTACTCGATGGCCGCGACCCGGGCCGGGATGTCCTGCTTGTCCCGCCGGAAGTCCACAATGCGGTAACGCTGCTTGTGGCCCCCCCCGATGAAGCGGACGCTGATCCGCCCCCGGTTGTCCCGGCCCCCCGTGCGCCTCTTGGGCTCGGTGAGGCCCTTCTCCGGGTGGTCCTTGGTGATCTCCTCGAAGGTGAGGGTGGTCATGAAGCGACGACCGGGCGAAGTCGGATTGTATTGCTTGAGTGCCATGTCTCCGGTCCTCAGGCCTGCTCGAAGAACTCGATCATCTTCTCGCCCTTCTTCAGGACCACGTAGGCCTTCTTCCAGTCGGGCCGCTTGCCCGCGGAGCGACGCTGACGCTTCACCTTGCCGTGGACGTTGGCCACCCGCACGTCCGCGATCTTGACGCTGAAGAGAGCCTCCACCGCCTTCTTGATCTCGGGCTTTGTGGCATCCCGGTGCACTTCGAAGCAGAGCGTGTTCTGGGTCTCCTTCAAGTTGGTGGACTTCTCGGTGACAAGGGGA of the Vicinamibacteria bacterium genome contains:
- a CDS encoding 50S ribosomal protein L23 produces the protein MKSIYEVIRRPLVTEKSTNLKETQNTLCFEVHRDATKPEIKKAVEALFSVKIADVRVANVHGKVKRQRRSAGKRPDWKKAYVVLKKGEKMIEFFEQA
- the rplV gene encoding 50S ribosomal protein L22 yields the protein MLEVRATSKYVRTSAQKAKLVLDLIRGKKASEALSILRFTKKSVAREIEKTLRSAIANAVHVADKNHKRRLDEDDLVVRACYAGQGPSQKRVRPAPMGRAYQVIKRSAHVTVHVAEKEK
- the rpsS gene encoding 30S ribosomal protein S19; this translates as MARSLKKGPFVDDHLLKKIEQMNAANDRKVVKTWSRRSTITPEMVGHTLAVYNGKKFIPVYITENMVGHKLGEFSPTRQFKGHSSKVEKVAKLAGGPGAPGAAPAPAPAKP
- the rpsC gene encoding 30S ribosomal protein S3; translated protein: MGQKVHPIGFRLGFNKTWRSRWYAEKDYANLLHEDLVLKKDLKKRFSHAGVSRVEVERAANKLKISIYTSRPGIIIGRKGQEVDKLKQEIQKKTGKEVFINIQEILKPELDAQLVSESVALQLEKRIAFRRAMRKAVDAALRFGAKGIKVRVSGRLNGAEIARSEWYLHGQLPLHTLRADIDYGFHEARTSFGQIGVKTWIYKGELDALKPSKGL
- the rplB gene encoding 50S ribosomal protein L2, whose product is MALKQYNPTSPGRRFMTTLTFEEITKDHPEKGLTEPKRRTGGRDNRGRISVRFIGGGHKQRYRIVDFRRDKQDIPARVAAIEYDPNRSARLALLHYQDGEKRYILAPEGMKVGQTVVAGEGADILPGNCLPLRMIPAGTMIHNIELRQGKGGQMVRSAGAAAQLVAKEADYAQVKLPSGELRNVHVECRATVGQVGNIDHKNVSVGKAGRTRWGGRRPHNRGVSMNPVDHPHGGGEGKTSGGRHPVTPWGKPTKGYKTRNNKRTQKFIVKRRR